In Streptomyces sp. NBC_01426, one genomic interval encodes:
- a CDS encoding ABC transporter ATP-binding protein, which produces MSGPGGRMMMGPAQRSMDFKGSGKRLLGQLAQDRVKLWGMVVAVIGSVAFTVVGPKILGHATDLVFAGIVGRQMPAGITKQQALDDLRARGQGGMADMLSGTAFTPGQGIDFGAVGVVAIWALVVFTLAGLLMLVATRLSNHVMNGTVYRMREELQAKLSRLPLSYFDQQKRGEVLSRATNDIDNIGQTLQQTMGQLLNSLLTIVGVLAMMFWISPLLALVALVTVPVSIFVAAKIGKKSQPQFVAQWKTTGTLNAHIEEMYSGHNLVKVFGRQKESAAVFAAENEELYKASFKAQLVSGIMQPVMFFISNVNYVLIAVVGGLRVASGTLSIGDVQAFIQYSRQFSMPLTQVASMANLVQSGVASAERVYELLDAEEQEADAEVPERPESLRGQVTLDKVAFRYEPDKPLIENLSLTVEPGHTVAIVGPTGAGKTTLVNLLMRFYEVTGGEIALDGLDIAKMTREELRSGIGMVLQDTWLFGGTIAENIAYGASREVTRAEIEEAARAAHADRFIRTLPDGYDTVLDDEGAGVSAGEKQLITIARAFLSDPVILVLDEATSSVDTRTEVLIQKAMARLAHGRTSFVIAHRLSTIRDADVILVMESGSIVEQGTHEELLAADGAYARLYAAQFAQAVAEVD; this is translated from the coding sequence GTGAGCGGGCCCGGAGGACGAATGATGATGGGGCCGGCCCAGCGGTCCATGGACTTCAAGGGGTCCGGCAAGCGGCTGCTGGGGCAGCTCGCGCAGGACCGGGTCAAGCTGTGGGGCATGGTCGTCGCCGTCATCGGCAGCGTCGCGTTCACGGTGGTCGGCCCGAAGATCCTGGGTCATGCCACCGACCTGGTGTTCGCGGGGATCGTCGGCCGGCAGATGCCGGCCGGGATCACGAAGCAGCAGGCGCTGGACGACCTGCGCGCCAGGGGCCAGGGCGGCATGGCGGACATGCTGTCCGGGACGGCCTTCACCCCGGGCCAGGGCATCGACTTCGGCGCCGTCGGGGTCGTGGCGATCTGGGCGCTGGTGGTCTTCACCCTCGCCGGTCTGCTGATGCTGGTCGCGACGCGGCTGTCGAACCACGTGATGAACGGCACCGTGTACCGGATGCGCGAGGAGCTCCAGGCGAAGCTGTCGCGGCTGCCGCTGTCGTACTTCGACCAGCAGAAGCGCGGCGAGGTGCTGAGCCGGGCGACGAACGACATCGACAACATCGGGCAGACCCTCCAGCAGACGATGGGGCAGTTGCTGAACTCGCTGCTGACGATCGTCGGCGTGCTGGCGATGATGTTCTGGATATCGCCGCTGCTGGCGCTGGTCGCGCTGGTGACCGTGCCGGTCTCGATCTTCGTCGCGGCGAAGATCGGCAAGAAGTCGCAGCCGCAGTTCGTTGCGCAGTGGAAGACCACGGGCACGCTCAACGCGCACATCGAGGAGATGTACTCGGGGCACAACCTGGTCAAGGTCTTCGGGCGGCAGAAGGAGTCCGCGGCGGTCTTCGCCGCGGAGAACGAGGAGCTGTACAAGGCTTCCTTCAAGGCCCAGTTGGTCAGCGGCATCATGCAGCCGGTGATGTTCTTCATCTCGAACGTCAACTACGTGCTGATCGCGGTCGTCGGCGGTCTGCGGGTGGCCTCGGGCACCCTGTCGATCGGTGACGTGCAGGCCTTCATCCAGTACTCGCGCCAGTTCTCGATGCCGCTGACGCAGGTCGCCTCGATGGCGAACCTGGTGCAGTCCGGTGTGGCCTCGGCGGAGCGGGTGTACGAGCTGCTGGACGCCGAGGAGCAGGAGGCGGACGCGGAGGTCCCGGAGCGTCCGGAGTCGCTGCGCGGCCAGGTCACCCTGGACAAGGTCGCCTTCCGTTACGAGCCGGACAAGCCGCTGATCGAGAACCTCTCGCTCACGGTCGAACCCGGGCACACGGTCGCGATCGTCGGCCCGACGGGCGCCGGCAAGACCACGCTGGTCAACCTGCTGATGCGGTTCTACGAGGTCACGGGCGGCGAGATCGCCCTGGACGGCCTGGACATCGCGAAGATGACCCGCGAGGAGCTGCGGAGCGGGATCGGCATGGTGCTCCAGGACACCTGGTTGTTCGGCGGCACCATCGCGGAGAACATCGCCTACGGTGCTTCGCGCGAGGTGACCCGCGCGGAGATCGAGGAGGCCGCGCGGGCGGCGCACGCGGACCGTTTCATCCGCACCCTGCCGGACGGCTACGACACGGTGCTGGACGACGAGGGCGCGGGGGTCAGCGCGGGCGAGAAGCAGCTGATCACCATCGCGCGGGCGTTCCTGTCGGACCCGGTGATCCTGGTGCTCGACGAGGCGACCAGTTCGGTGGACACCCGTACCGAGGTGCTGATCCAGAAGGCGATGGCGCGTCTCGCGCACGGCCGTACGTCCTTCGTCATCGCGCACCGGCTGTCCACGATCCGCGACGCGGACGTGATCCTGGTGATGGAGAGCGGGTCGATCGTGGAACAGGGCACCCACGAGGAGCTGTTGGCGGCGGACGGCGCCTACGCGCGGCTGTACGCGGCGCAGTTCGCGCAGGCGGTGGCCGAGGTCGACTGA
- a CDS encoding deoxyguanosinetriphosphate triphosphohydrolase, which yields MEGLEGTTAPARPVDPYDPADTERWAAEPDKRPGRTAFQRDRARVLHSAALRRLAGKTQVVTPGTRSYDWDASPRTRLTHSLECAQIGRELGLALGCDPDLVEASCLSHDMGHPPFGHNGEEALNEFAKDCGGFEGNAQSLRLLTRLEPKRFVPDAVSGELVSVGLNLTRACLDAATKYPWARGDHPTDPGSVKFGAYEDDLPVFEWLRRGAPADRKCFEAQVMDWADDVAYSVHDFEDGLHAGHLDPNLLFAEPERATIWRVAIGRYVPADTAPEELREALDRLMEQEWWPHGYDGSAIAQARLKDATSQLIGRFCTAAETATREAHGPGRLTRYSAGLVVPREARNECAVLKAVADLYVMQRDEQERVRADQRVVLAELAEALSARAPEGLEPQFRAIFDAATDDKARKRAVVDQIACLTDASARSLHARLTRRP from the coding sequence ATGGAAGGCTTGGAAGGCACCACCGCACCCGCCCGTCCCGTCGACCCGTACGACCCGGCCGACACCGAGCGCTGGGCCGCCGAGCCCGACAAACGGCCCGGCCGGACCGCCTTCCAGCGGGACCGCGCCCGGGTGCTGCACTCCGCCGCGCTGCGCCGGCTCGCCGGCAAGACGCAGGTCGTCACCCCGGGCACGCGTTCGTACGACTGGGACGCGAGCCCTCGTACGCGCCTGACGCACTCGCTGGAGTGCGCGCAGATCGGCCGGGAACTCGGGCTGGCCCTGGGTTGCGATCCCGATCTGGTCGAGGCGTCCTGCCTCTCGCACGACATGGGCCACCCGCCGTTCGGCCACAACGGCGAGGAGGCGCTGAACGAGTTCGCGAAGGACTGCGGCGGCTTCGAGGGCAACGCCCAGTCGCTGCGCCTGCTCACCCGCCTGGAGCCCAAGCGGTTCGTGCCCGATGCCGTGTCGGGCGAGCTCGTCAGCGTCGGCCTGAACCTCACCCGGGCCTGCCTGGACGCCGCCACCAAGTACCCCTGGGCCCGCGGTGACCACCCCACCGACCCGGGCTCGGTCAAGTTCGGCGCGTACGAGGACGACCTGCCCGTCTTCGAGTGGCTGCGCCGGGGGGCGCCCGCCGACCGCAAGTGCTTCGAGGCGCAGGTCATGGACTGGGCGGACGACGTGGCGTACTCCGTCCACGACTTCGAGGACGGCCTGCACGCCGGCCACCTCGACCCGAACCTGCTCTTCGCGGAGCCCGAGCGCGCCACGATCTGGCGGGTCGCCATCGGTCGGTACGTGCCGGCCGACACCGCGCCCGAGGAACTGCGCGAGGCCCTGGACCGACTGATGGAGCAGGAGTGGTGGCCGCACGGCTACGACGGATCCGCCATCGCGCAGGCCCGGTTGAAGGACGCCACCAGCCAACTGATCGGCCGTTTCTGCACGGCCGCCGAGACCGCGACCCGGGAGGCCCACGGGCCGGGCCGGTTGACCCGGTACTCCGCCGGACTGGTGGTCCCGCGCGAGGCCCGCAACGAATGCGCCGTCCTCAAGGCGGTCGCGGACCTGTACGTGATGCAGCGCGACGAGCAGGAGCGGGTCCGCGCCGACCAACGCGTCGTCCTGGCCGAACTCGCGGAGGCGCTCAGCGCCCGCGCGCCCGAGGGCCTGGAACCGCAGTTCAGGGCGATCTTCGACGCCGCGACGGACGACAAGGCCCGCAAGCGCGCGGTCGTCGACCAGATCGCCTGTCTCACCGACGCGTCCGCGCGCTCCCTTCACGCCCGTCTCACCAGAAGGCCCTGA
- a CDS encoding RNA polymerase sigma factor, translated as MSYPTLRCGAPVLGALEVAPVQTQTLTVNVSHPARADEPVEAEAEAVDDEPEVLELIEPVPEQRRRSADSGSGAGPSADLFRQYLREIGRIPLLTAAEEVDLARRVEAGLFAEEKLGNTPGLDLQLTLDLDKLVVMGRMAKRRLIESNLRLVVSVAKRYVGRGLTMLDLVQEGNLGLIRAVEKFDYARGYKFSTYATWWIRQAMSRALADQARTIRVPVHVVELINRVVRVQRRMLQERGYEPTAEEVAVHLELTPERVLEVLRLAQEPVSLHAPVGEEDDVALGDLIEDGDATSPMESAAFFLLREHLEAVLSTLGERERKVVQLRYGLADGRPRTLEEIGRIFGVTRERIRQIESKTLNKLRDHAFADQLRGYLD; from the coding sequence GTGTCGTACCCCACACTGAGGTGCGGTGCCCCCGTCCTCGGAGCCCTGGAGGTCGCCCCCGTGCAGACCCAGACCCTGACCGTGAACGTGAGTCACCCCGCTCGGGCCGACGAACCCGTCGAGGCAGAGGCTGAAGCCGTGGACGACGAGCCCGAGGTCCTGGAGCTGATCGAACCGGTGCCGGAGCAGCGCAGGCGCAGCGCGGACAGCGGGAGCGGGGCGGGTCCCTCCGCCGACCTCTTCCGCCAGTACCTGCGCGAGATAGGCAGGATCCCGCTGCTCACCGCCGCGGAGGAAGTGGACCTGGCACGACGCGTCGAGGCCGGGCTGTTCGCCGAGGAGAAGCTGGGCAACACCCCCGGCCTCGACCTCCAGCTCACCCTCGACCTGGACAAGCTCGTCGTCATGGGACGCATGGCCAAACGCCGTCTCATCGAGTCCAACCTGCGCCTCGTCGTCTCCGTGGCCAAGCGCTACGTCGGCCGCGGGCTCACCATGCTCGACCTGGTCCAGGAGGGGAACCTCGGGCTGATCCGGGCCGTCGAGAAGTTCGACTACGCCCGCGGCTACAAGTTCTCCACCTACGCCACCTGGTGGATCCGGCAGGCGATGTCCCGGGCCCTCGCCGACCAGGCCCGGACCATCCGCGTCCCCGTCCACGTCGTGGAACTGATCAACCGCGTCGTGCGGGTCCAGCGCCGCATGCTCCAGGAACGCGGGTACGAGCCCACCGCCGAAGAGGTCGCCGTCCACCTCGAACTGACCCCCGAGCGGGTCCTGGAGGTGCTCCGCCTCGCACAGGAGCCGGTCTCCCTGCACGCCCCGGTCGGCGAGGAGGACGACGTCGCCCTCGGCGACCTCATCGAGGACGGGGACGCCACCTCGCCCATGGAGTCGGCGGCCTTCTTCCTGCTCCGCGAGCACCTGGAAGCCGTGCTCTCCACCCTCGGCGAGCGCGAACGCAAGGTCGTCCAACTGCGCTACGGCCTGGCGGACGGGCGGCCGCGCACCCTGGAGGAGATCGGCCGGATCTTCGGCGTGACCCGCGAGCGGATCCGCCAGATCGAGTCCAAGACCCTCAACAAGCTGCGCGACCACGCCTTCGCCGACCAGCTCCGCGGCTACCTGGACTGA
- a CDS encoding sirohydrochlorin chelatase → MHPTLVAVAHGSRDPRALPTVEALLERVRELRPRLDVRLGHVELNRPLLADTLDRATGEAVLVPLLLSRGHHVKRDLPATAARAGHLRTRVAEPLGPHPLLVEALYERLLEAGWSPGTPVVLAAAGSRDPDAAADVRRGAALLSERLGGVAVVPGHASAAAPSVPDAVRALSVRTGRRVAVASYFTAPGRFATASAAAATGPAAAPLGAHPVLARLVVRRYEEALARRERPLERAVA, encoded by the coding sequence ATGCACCCCACCCTCGTCGCCGTGGCCCACGGCAGCCGCGACCCTCGTGCCCTGCCCACCGTCGAGGCCCTGCTCGAACGGGTCCGTGAGCTCCGCCCCCGGCTCGACGTCCGGCTGGGGCACGTCGAGCTGAACCGGCCGTTGCTCGCCGACACCCTCGACCGCGCCACCGGCGAGGCCGTGCTGGTGCCGCTGCTGCTCAGCCGGGGGCACCACGTCAAGCGGGACCTGCCCGCGACGGCCGCCCGGGCCGGCCATCTGCGGACCCGGGTCGCCGAGCCGCTCGGTCCGCATCCGCTGCTGGTCGAGGCCCTGTACGAGCGGCTGCTGGAAGCGGGCTGGAGCCCCGGCACGCCCGTCGTGCTGGCCGCGGCCGGCTCGCGCGACCCCGACGCCGCCGCCGACGTCCGCCGCGGCGCGGCCCTGCTCTCCGAGCGCCTCGGCGGCGTCGCCGTGGTCCCGGGCCACGCCTCTGCCGCGGCGCCGAGCGTGCCCGACGCCGTGCGGGCGCTGTCGGTCCGGACCGGGCGCCGGGTCGCCGTCGCCTCGTACTTCACCGCGCCCGGCCGGTTCGCCACCGCGAGCGCGGCCGCCGCGACCGGGCCGGCCGCGGCGCCGCTGGGCGCGCACCCGGTGCTGGCCCGGCTGGTGGTGCGGCGGTACGAGGAGGCCCTGGCCCGCCGGGAACGACCGCTGGAGCGGGCCGTCGCGTAG
- a CDS encoding NAD(P)/FAD-dependent oxidoreductase, with amino-acid sequence MVDAHRTFVIVGAGLAGAKAAETLRTEGFTGRVILIGDEREHPYERPPLSKGYLAGKEERESVFVHEPSWYARSDIELHLGQPAVQLDRDAKKVVLGDGTALHYDKLLLATGAEPRRLDIPGTGLAGVHHLRRLAHAERLRNVLAGLGRDNGHLLIAGAGWIGLEVAAAARGYGAEVTVVEPEATPLHAVLGPEIGRLFADLHAEHGVRFHFGSRLTEIVGHDGMVLAARTDDGEEHPAHAVLSAIGAAPRTALAETSGLALIDREHGGGIAVDASLRTSDPDVFAVGDVAAAHHPVLGTRLRVEHWANALNGGPAAARAMLGREVSYDRVPYFFSDQYDVGLEYSGYAPPGGYDQVLIRGDVGKREFIAFWLSDGRVLAGMNVNVWDVTEHIQALIRSKAPVDPGRLSDPSVPLSSLVVAEGA; translated from the coding sequence GTGGTCGACGCACACCGAACATTCGTCATCGTCGGCGCGGGACTGGCCGGGGCAAAGGCGGCCGAGACGCTGCGGACCGAGGGGTTCACCGGCAGGGTGATCCTGATCGGCGACGAACGTGAGCATCCCTACGAACGGCCTCCGCTGTCCAAGGGCTACCTGGCGGGCAAGGAGGAGCGCGAGAGCGTCTTCGTCCACGAGCCGTCCTGGTACGCGCGCTCGGACATCGAGCTGCATCTGGGTCAGCCCGCGGTGCAGCTCGACCGGGACGCGAAGAAGGTGGTGCTGGGCGACGGCACCGCGCTGCACTACGACAAGCTGTTGCTGGCGACCGGTGCGGAGCCGCGCCGCCTCGACATCCCGGGCACGGGCCTCGCCGGCGTGCACCACCTGCGGCGGCTCGCGCACGCCGAGCGGTTGCGCAACGTCCTGGCCGGCCTGGGCCGGGACAACGGCCACCTGTTGATCGCGGGCGCGGGCTGGATCGGCCTGGAGGTCGCTGCGGCGGCGCGCGGGTACGGCGCGGAGGTGACCGTGGTCGAGCCGGAGGCGACTCCGCTGCACGCGGTGCTGGGCCCGGAGATCGGCCGGCTCTTCGCGGACCTGCACGCCGAGCACGGGGTCCGCTTCCACTTCGGCTCCCGGCTCACCGAGATCGTCGGGCACGACGGGATGGTGCTGGCCGCCCGTACCGACGACGGCGAGGAGCACCCGGCGCACGCGGTGCTCTCGGCGATCGGCGCCGCGCCGCGCACCGCGCTGGCCGAGACCTCGGGGCTGGCCCTGATCGACCGGGAGCACGGCGGCGGGATCGCGGTGGACGCGTCCCTGCGCACCTCCGACCCGGACGTGTTCGCCGTCGGGGACGTGGCGGCGGCGCACCACCCGGTGCTCGGGACCCGGCTGCGGGTGGAGCACTGGGCGAACGCCCTCAACGGCGGTCCGGCCGCGGCGCGGGCGATGCTGGGCCGGGAGGTCTCCTACGACCGGGTGCCCTACTTCTTCTCCGACCAGTACGACGTGGGCCTGGAGTACTCGGGGTACGCGCCGCCCGGCGGGTACGACCAGGTGCTGATCCGCGGCGACGTGGGGAAGCGGGAGTTCATCGCCTTCTGGCTGTCCGACGGCCGGGTGCTGGCCGGGATGAACGTGAACGTGTGGGACGTCACCGAGCACATCCAGGCCCTGATCAGGTCGAAGGCGCCGGTGGACCCGGGCAGGCTCTCGGACCCGTCGGTTCCGCTTTCCTCGCTGGTGGTGGCGGAGGGGGCCTGA
- a CDS encoding gamma-glutamylcyclotransferase family protein: protein MTSVDRPESVGSPLPFFVYGTLRPGEVNHDLFLRGRVAAETPATLADAVLYEGPGYPYAVARPGSAIRGELITPALGRYAELLVALDLLEEYEGPDRPGNLYDRVVREALLPDGTPVPAWVYLASPLLARDLAASGTEIPGGDWLGR, encoded by the coding sequence GTCGATCGGCCGGAATCGGTCGGATCACCCCTGCCGTTCTTCGTGTACGGCACCCTGCGCCCCGGCGAGGTCAACCACGACCTGTTCCTGCGGGGCCGGGTCGCCGCCGAGACGCCGGCCACGCTGGCGGACGCCGTCCTCTACGAGGGCCCCGGATATCCTTACGCCGTCGCGCGCCCCGGCTCCGCGATACGAGGCGAGCTGATCACCCCGGCCCTCGGCCGGTACGCGGAACTGCTGGTCGCGCTCGACCTGCTGGAGGAGTACGAGGGGCCGGACCGGCCGGGCAACCTGTACGACCGGGTCGTCCGCGAGGCCCTGCTCCCGGACGGCACCCCGGTGCCCGCGTGGGTGTACCTGGCCTCCCCGCTGCTCGCCCGGGACCTGGCCGCCTCCGGCACCGAGATCCCCGGCGGCGACTGGCTCGGCCGCTGA
- the dnaG gene encoding DNA primase produces the protein MAGRINDDDVKAVRDAVPIDAVVSDYLQLRNAGGGNLKGLCPFHDEKSPSFQVSPGKGLYHCFGCQAGGDTLDFIMKIDHLSFSEAVERLAGQAGITLRYEEGGYTAGTSGRGERIRLVEAHKAAAQFYVEQLDGAEAEIGRKFLAERGFDQAAATHFSVGYSPAGWDHLTRFLRGKGFTDKELITSGLAQDSRSGKPIDRFRGRLMWPIRDISGEVVGFGARKLRDDDNGPKYLNTPETAIYKKSQVLYGIDLAKKEIAKTSRAVVVEGYTDVMACHMAGVTTAIATCGTAFGGDHIKILRRLLMDNATAEVIFTFDGDAAGQKAALRAFEDDQKFAAETSITIAPGGMDPCDLRLAQGDAAVSGLVEARTPLFEFALRHIVSRHNLENPAGRAAALAEAAPVVASIKDLSIQHESAVQLAGMLGILDEQFVVKRVAQLARWARERGNQPQQQGRGRSREEAAPTAPAPLGGGPALNLRSPAHRTERELLKLALQRPALVSPAFDAYGIDEFTAPPYAAVRQAIQDAGGASQDTDDYLARVREAAPNDTVRAMVTELAVEAIHSKTVDEIYAGVQLVQVRLRAVDRRVLEIQGTLTRLSPQAPPEQHAAVQEELWVLQQYGRRLRNRGAEGL, from the coding sequence GTGGCAGGACGGATCAACGACGACGACGTGAAGGCGGTACGGGACGCGGTCCCGATCGACGCCGTGGTCTCCGACTACCTCCAGCTCCGCAACGCGGGTGGCGGCAACCTCAAGGGCCTCTGTCCCTTCCATGACGAGAAGTCCCCGTCCTTCCAGGTCAGCCCCGGCAAGGGGCTGTACCACTGCTTCGGCTGCCAGGCGGGCGGGGACACCCTCGACTTCATCATGAAGATCGACCACCTCTCCTTCTCGGAGGCGGTCGAACGGCTCGCGGGCCAGGCCGGCATCACCCTGCGGTACGAGGAGGGCGGCTACACCGCCGGCACCAGCGGCCGCGGCGAGCGGATCCGGCTGGTCGAGGCGCACAAGGCCGCCGCGCAGTTCTACGTGGAGCAGCTCGACGGTGCCGAGGCCGAGATCGGCCGCAAGTTCCTGGCGGAGCGCGGCTTCGACCAGGCGGCCGCCACGCACTTCAGCGTGGGCTACAGCCCGGCCGGCTGGGACCACCTGACCCGGTTCCTGCGCGGCAAGGGCTTCACCGACAAGGAACTGATCACTTCCGGGCTGGCGCAGGACAGCCGCAGCGGCAAGCCCATCGACCGGTTCCGCGGCCGGCTGATGTGGCCGATCCGCGACATCAGCGGCGAGGTCGTCGGCTTCGGCGCGCGCAAGCTGCGCGACGACGACAACGGCCCCAAGTACCTGAACACCCCCGAGACCGCGATCTACAAGAAGTCCCAGGTCCTCTACGGCATCGACCTGGCCAAGAAGGAGATCGCCAAGACCTCCCGGGCCGTGGTCGTCGAGGGCTACACGGACGTCATGGCCTGCCACATGGCCGGGGTCACCACGGCGATCGCGACCTGCGGCACCGCCTTCGGCGGGGACCACATCAAGATCCTCCGGCGCCTGCTGATGGACAACGCCACGGCCGAGGTGATCTTCACCTTCGACGGCGACGCCGCCGGCCAGAAGGCGGCGCTGCGCGCCTTCGAGGACGACCAGAAGTTCGCGGCCGAGACCTCGATCACCATCGCCCCCGGCGGCATGGACCCCTGTGACCTGCGCCTGGCGCAGGGGGACGCCGCCGTGTCGGGGCTGGTGGAGGCCCGGACCCCGCTGTTCGAGTTCGCCCTGCGGCACATCGTGTCCCGGCACAACCTGGAGAACCCGGCGGGGCGCGCGGCCGCGCTGGCCGAGGCGGCACCGGTCGTCGCCAGCATCAAGGACCTCTCGATCCAGCACGAGTCGGCGGTCCAACTGGCCGGCATGCTCGGCATCCTCGACGAGCAGTTCGTCGTCAAGCGGGTCGCCCAGCTGGCGCGGTGGGCGCGCGAGCGCGGCAACCAGCCGCAGCAGCAGGGCCGGGGGCGCTCCCGGGAGGAGGCCGCCCCCACCGCGCCGGCGCCGCTCGGCGGCGGGCCCGCGCTGAACCTGCGCAGCCCCGCCCACCGCACCGAACGGGAGCTGCTCAAGTTGGCGCTCCAGCGGCCGGCCCTGGTCTCCCCCGCGTTCGACGCGTACGGGATCGACGAGTTCACCGCCCCGCCCTACGCGGCGGTCCGCCAGGCCATCCAGGACGCCGGCGGCGCCTCCCAGGACACCGACGACTACCTGGCCCGGGTCCGCGAGGCCGCCCCGAACGACACCGTCCGCGCGATGGTCACGGAGCTGGCGGTGGAGGCCATCCACTCCAAGACGGTGGACGAGATCTATGCCGGGGTCCAGCTGGTGCAGGTCCGCCTGCGCGCGGTCGACCGCCGGGTCCTCGAAATCCAGGGCACGCTGACCCGCCTGAGCCCGCAGGCCCCGCCGGAGCAGCACGCGGCGGTCCAGGAGGAGCTGTGGGTGCTCCAGCAGTACGGCCGGCGGCTGCGCAACCGGGGTGCCGAGGGGCTGTAG
- a CDS encoding SanA/YdcF family protein: MRGIGKRPRLPLRTVKARRRAVQAVMVGCVLALLPSAWTHATAAPRLRTTADAPAADVAVVFGAGLWNGRPTPYLADRLDAAAELYRAGKVKVVLVTGDNSRTEYDEPDAMRTYLTGHGVPDDRVVSDYAGFDTWDSCVRAKEIFGVHRAVLVSQGFHIRRAVALCRAAGVDSYGVGVDDVHDSTWYYGSTREVFAAGKAALDATLRPEPRFLGPKEEGVSRALAALAD; this comes from the coding sequence ATGCGTGGGATCGGGAAGAGGCCGAGGCTGCCGCTGCGCACCGTCAAGGCCCGGCGGCGGGCAGTGCAGGCCGTCATGGTCGGCTGCGTGCTGGCGCTGCTGCCCTCGGCCTGGACGCACGCGACGGCCGCGCCGCGGCTGCGGACCACGGCCGACGCGCCGGCGGCCGACGTGGCCGTGGTGTTCGGGGCCGGGTTGTGGAACGGCAGACCGACCCCGTACCTGGCCGACCGGCTCGACGCGGCAGCCGAGTTGTACCGCGCCGGCAAGGTCAAGGTCGTCCTGGTCACCGGCGACAACAGTCGGACGGAGTACGACGAGCCCGACGCGATGCGCACCTATCTCACCGGGCACGGGGTGCCGGACGACCGGGTCGTCAGCGACTACGCGGGCTTCGACACCTGGGACTCCTGCGTGCGCGCCAAGGAGATCTTCGGGGTGCACCGGGCGGTGCTGGTCAGCCAGGGCTTCCACATCCGGCGGGCCGTCGCACTGTGCCGGGCCGCGGGCGTGGACTCGTACGGGGTCGGGGTCGACGACGTCCACGACTCCACCTGGTACTACGGCAGCACCCGCGAGGTCTTCGCCGCCGGCAAGGCGGCGCTGGACGCGACGCTGCGGCCCGAACCGCGCTTCCTGGGACCGAAGGAGGAAGGGGTCTCGCGGGCCCTGGCCGCTCTGGCGGACTGA